One part of the Marichromatium purpuratum 984 genome encodes these proteins:
- the dcd gene encoding dCTP deaminase: MAIKSDRWIRRMAVEQGMIDPFEPGQVREGEGGRMISYGTSSYGYDVRCADEFKIFTNINSAVVDPKAFDSNSFVDLKSDVCIIPPNSFALARTVEYFKIPRNVLTICLGKSTYARCGIIVNVTPLEPEWEGHVTLEFSNTTPLPAKIYANEGVAQILFLESDEVCETSYRDRGGKYQGQRGVTLPKS; this comes from the coding sequence ATGGCCATCAAATCAGATCGCTGGATTCGGCGCATGGCCGTCGAGCAGGGGATGATCGATCCCTTCGAGCCCGGGCAGGTGCGCGAGGGCGAGGGCGGGCGCATGATCTCCTACGGGACCTCGAGCTACGGCTATGACGTCCGTTGCGCCGACGAATTCAAGATCTTCACCAACATCAACTCGGCGGTGGTCGATCCCAAGGCGTTCGATTCCAACAGCTTCGTCGACCTCAAGTCCGATGTCTGCATCATCCCGCCGAACTCCTTTGCGTTGGCGCGGACGGTGGAATACTTCAAGATCCCTCGCAACGTGCTCACCATCTGTCTGGGCAAGAGCACCTATGCGCGCTGTGGGATCATCGTCAACGTCACCCCGCTTGAACCCGAGTGGGAGGGCCATGTCACGCTCGAGTTCTCCAACACCACGCCGCTGCCGGCGAAGATCTATGCCAACGAGGGTGTGGCGCAGATCCTCTTCCTGGAGTCCGACGAGGTCTGCGAGACCTCCTACAGGGACCGTGGCGGCAAGTATCAGGGCCAGCGCGGGGTGACCCTGCCCAAGTCCTGA
- a CDS encoding queuosine precursor transporter — protein sequence MTFDRSTKLFVVLGGFFVCNALIAELLGVKIFALEPTLGIAPLDWQLFGQSGSLNFTAGVLLWPVVFVMTDIINEYFGRRGVRLLSYLTVGLILYAFVFAYLAIQLVPAEWWVGIQSERGVPDMQAAFAVIFGQGMWIIAGSVIAFLIGQLIDVMVFHRIRRATGPRWVWARATGSTLVSQLIDSFVVLYIAFVLGPQRWSLELFLAVGTVNYLYKFVVAVALTPVIYLARALIERYLGAARAETLRARAAGIEN from the coding sequence ATGACCTTCGATCGATCGACCAAGCTGTTCGTCGTCCTCGGCGGCTTCTTCGTCTGCAATGCGCTGATCGCCGAGCTGCTCGGGGTGAAGATCTTCGCCCTGGAGCCGACCCTGGGGATCGCGCCACTCGACTGGCAGCTGTTCGGTCAGAGTGGTTCGCTCAACTTCACCGCCGGGGTGTTGCTGTGGCCGGTGGTGTTCGTGATGACCGACATCATCAACGAGTACTTCGGGCGGCGCGGAGTGCGGCTGCTCTCCTATCTCACCGTCGGGCTGATCCTCTACGCCTTCGTCTTCGCCTATCTGGCGATCCAGCTGGTTCCGGCCGAGTGGTGGGTGGGGATCCAGTCCGAGCGTGGAGTGCCGGACATGCAGGCGGCCTTCGCGGTGATCTTCGGTCAGGGGATGTGGATCATCGCCGGCTCGGTGATTGCCTTCCTGATCGGTCAGTTGATCGATGTGATGGTGTTCCACCGCATCCGTCGTGCCACCGGGCCGCGCTGGGTGTGGGCGCGGGCCACCGGCTCGACCCTGGTCTCGCAGCTCATCGACAGCTTCGTGGTGCTCTACATCGCCTTCGTGCTGGGGCCGCAGCGCTGGTCACTGGAGCTGTTCCTGGCAGTGGGCACAGTCAACTATCTCTACAAGTTCGTGGTCGCGGTGGCGCTCACCCCGGTGATCTATCTGGCGCGTGCGCTGATCGAGCGCTATCTCGGCGCGGCCCGCGCCGAGACCCTGCGCGCGCGCGCCGCCGGAATCGAGAACTGA